A stretch of the Chelonoidis abingdonii isolate Lonesome George chromosome 11, CheloAbing_2.0, whole genome shotgun sequence genome encodes the following:
- the TNFSF13 gene encoding tumor necrosis factor ligand superfamily member 13 isoform X1 → MNSRGPWKIQGELRDLGVTSSGGKVSGAEILETPQERDFRGGFCRGGNSGGTLGRTHRDLKWGDPHPFAAGGANSPGQLANGYSWQGPGHRAVSSPTPSSPRPLTQDLDASARHKLAAARDSLATPWNLQRGPRPGCWQHPQIPAAPPGPTQASLGSREGPGELNPALPAGVQTPLVWRRGKRDSEGSSRQQDQRQQHRKRSVLHLAPRHHSTNNEGDMTEIWWKPFLQQGRALEVSGPEVTVKQTGLYLIYSQVLFHDPTFTMGQVLWRASAGGPGQILLRCVQSMPRELEQAYNSCYSGGVFQLQRGDQLSLRVPRANASLDLSPHGTFLGLVRL, encoded by the exons ATGAATTCAAGGGGTCCCTGGAAAATTCAGGGTGAGCTCAGAGACTTGGGGGTGACCTCCTCGGGGGGGAAGGTTTCGGGGGCAGAGATTTTGGAGACACCTCAAGAGAGGGATTTTAGGGGGGGATTTTGCAGGGGGGGAAATTCTGGGGGGACCTTGGGGAGAACCCACAGAGATCTGAAGTGGGGGGACCCCCACCCATTCGCTGCTGGGGGGGCTAACAGTCCCGGCCAGCTGGCAAACGGATACAGCTGGCAAGGCCCCGGGCACCGGGCGGTTTCCTCCCCCACGCCCTCTTCCCCACGTCCCCTTACGCAAGACCTAGACGCCAGCGCCCGCCACAAGCTGGCCGCAGCCCGGGACTCGCTGGCCACCCCCTGGAACCTGCAAAGGGGCCCCCGGCCAGGGTGCTGGCAGCACCCCCAGATCCCGGCAGCACCCCCTGGGCCAACCCAGGCCTCGCTGGGCTCCAGAGAG GGGCCCGGGGAGCTGAACCCCGCCCTGCCTGCGGGGGTCCAGACCCCCCTGGTTTGGCGAAGGGGGAAAAGGGACTCCGAGGGGAGCTCAAGGCAGCAGGATCAGCGGCAGCAACACA GGAAACGCTCGGTTCTGCACCTGGCCCCCAGACATCACTCCACCAACA ATGAGGGGGACATGACTGAGATCTGGTGGAAGCCGTTCCTGCAGCAGGGCCGGGCGCTGGAAGTGAGTGGGCCGGAAGTGACCGTGAAGCAGACGGGATTGTACCTCATCTACAGCCAG gTGCTGTTCCACGACCCCACGTTTACCATGGGGCAGGTGCTGTGGCGGGCGTCAGCCGGGGGGCCGGGGCAGATCCTGCTGCGGTGTGTGCAGAGCATGCCCCGCGAGCTGGAGCAGGCTTACAACAGCTGTTATAGCGGAG GCGTTTTCCAGCTGCAGCGTGGGGACCAGCTGAGTCTCCGTGTCCCCCGGGCCAACGCGTCTCTGGACCTCAGCCCACACGGGACCTTCCTGGGCTTGGTCCGCCTGTAG
- the TNFSF13 gene encoding tumor necrosis factor ligand superfamily member 13 isoform X2 yields MAGAPGRQTLWGLWLGGAAALGVLACLIALMAQQAHLGALRGELTQLRGELVAARRGETQGPGELNPALPAGVQTPLVWRRGKRDSEGSSRQQDQRQQHRKRSVLHLAPRHHSTNNEGDMTEIWWKPFLQQGRALEVSGPEVTVKQTGLYLIYSQVLFHDPTFTMGQVLWRASAGGPGQILLRCVQSMPRELEQAYNSCYSGGVFQLQRGDQLSLRVPRANASLDLSPHGTFLGLVRL; encoded by the exons ATGGCCGGGGCCCCGGGACGCCAAACTCtgtgggggctgtggctggggggggCCGCGGCCCTGGGGGTGCTGGCCTGTCTCATCGCCCTCATGGCCCAGCAGGCCCACCTGGGAGCCCTGCGGGGGGAACTGACCCAGCTCCGGGGGGAGCTGGTGGCTGCCAGGAGGGGAGAGACTCAG GGGCCCGGGGAGCTGAACCCCGCCCTGCCTGCGGGGGTCCAGACCCCCCTGGTTTGGCGAAGGGGGAAAAGGGACTCCGAGGGGAGCTCAAGGCAGCAGGATCAGCGGCAGCAACACA GGAAACGCTCGGTTCTGCACCTGGCCCCCAGACATCACTCCACCAACA ATGAGGGGGACATGACTGAGATCTGGTGGAAGCCGTTCCTGCAGCAGGGCCGGGCGCTGGAAGTGAGTGGGCCGGAAGTGACCGTGAAGCAGACGGGATTGTACCTCATCTACAGCCAG gTGCTGTTCCACGACCCCACGTTTACCATGGGGCAGGTGCTGTGGCGGGCGTCAGCCGGGGGGCCGGGGCAGATCCTGCTGCGGTGTGTGCAGAGCATGCCCCGCGAGCTGGAGCAGGCTTACAACAGCTGTTATAGCGGAG GCGTTTTCCAGCTGCAGCGTGGGGACCAGCTGAGTCTCCGTGTCCCCCGGGCCAACGCGTCTCTGGACCTCAGCCCACACGGGACCTTCCTGGGCTTGGTCCGCCTGTAG
- the TNFSF13 gene encoding tumor necrosis factor ligand superfamily member 13 isoform X3 yields the protein MAERNVQSDSVTAGSGAGGPGELNPALPAGVQTPLVWRRGKRDSEGSSRQQDQRQQHRKRSVLHLAPRHHSTNNEGDMTEIWWKPFLQQGRALEVSGPEVTVKQTGLYLIYSQVLFHDPTFTMGQVLWRASAGGPGQILLRCVQSMPRELEQAYNSCYSGGVFQLQRGDQLSLRVPRANASLDLSPHGTFLGLVRL from the exons ATGGCGGAGAGGAATGTACAGAGCGACTCAGTTACTGCCGGCTCTGGAGCGGGg GGGCCCGGGGAGCTGAACCCCGCCCTGCCTGCGGGGGTCCAGACCCCCCTGGTTTGGCGAAGGGGGAAAAGGGACTCCGAGGGGAGCTCAAGGCAGCAGGATCAGCGGCAGCAACACA GGAAACGCTCGGTTCTGCACCTGGCCCCCAGACATCACTCCACCAACA ATGAGGGGGACATGACTGAGATCTGGTGGAAGCCGTTCCTGCAGCAGGGCCGGGCGCTGGAAGTGAGTGGGCCGGAAGTGACCGTGAAGCAGACGGGATTGTACCTCATCTACAGCCAG gTGCTGTTCCACGACCCCACGTTTACCATGGGGCAGGTGCTGTGGCGGGCGTCAGCCGGGGGGCCGGGGCAGATCCTGCTGCGGTGTGTGCAGAGCATGCCCCGCGAGCTGGAGCAGGCTTACAACAGCTGTTATAGCGGAG GCGTTTTCCAGCTGCAGCGTGGGGACCAGCTGAGTCTCCGTGTCCCCCGGGCCAACGCGTCTCTGGACCTCAGCCCACACGGGACCTTCCTGGGCTTGGTCCGCCTGTAG
- the WRAP53 gene encoding telomerase Cajal body protein 1, translating to MEAGMFADDACLADPGGGVAESPEPPPKLARQNGSPGGEAPGAGSVPQEDPSGEPAGGEGLAEVAEDGGQEPEWEDEYYVPGYAFLGPPKLLTGAWAEYSCVPENFLKGCKWAPDGSCLLTNSADNTLRIYNLPPELFGQEWGAVAEMSPVLRMAEGDTIYDYCWFPLMSSADPPTCFFASSSRDNPVHVWDAFCGDLRATFRSYNHLDELTAAHSLCFTPDGSQLFCGFDKTVRVFETERPGRVCESRPTFVKKQGQSGIISCITFSPAQPLYACASYSRTVGLYSRAEGTALAMLQGHRGGVTHALFSPDGTRLFTGGRKDPEILSWDLRQPGQVLFSMRRSVATNQRLYFDLERSGRFLLSGTTEGLVLVWDTAQPPTGDPDPVLEPLLQFQALRDCVNGISLHPSLPLLASASGQREFLEPWDSAEEDEEGGPGPPQRPARGQNCLQLWWCGESGEHHPAP from the exons ATGGAGGCAGGGATGTTTGCTGACGACGCCTGTTTGGCCGATCCAGGCGGGGGAGTCGCCGAGTCCCCGGAGCCGCCCCCCAAGCTGGCCCGGCAGAACGGCTCCCCCGGGGGCGAGGCGCCAGGGGCGGGATCCGTGCCGCAGGAGGACCCGAGTGGGGAGCCGGCTGGCGGAGAGGGGCTGGCGGAAGTGGCGGAGGACGGAGGACAGGAACCCGAGTGGGAGGACGAGTACTA cgtGCCAGGCTACGCGTTCCTGGGGCCCCCCAAACTGCTGACGGGTGCCTGGGCCGAATACAGCTGTGTACCGGAGAATTTCCTCAAAGGTTGCAAGTG GGCCCCCGACGGCTCCTGTCTGCTGACCAACAGCGCCGACAACACCCTGCGCATTTACAACCTGCCCCCCGAGCTGTTCGGTCAGGAGTGGGGGGCCGTGGCCGAGATG AGCCCCGTGCTGCGAATGGCCGAGGGAGACACAATCTACGACTACTGCTGGTTCCCACTGATGAGCTCCGCCGACCCACCCACCTGCTT CTTTGCCAGCAGCAGCCGGGACAACCCTGTTCACGTGTGGGACGCTTTCTGCGGGGACCTGCGGGCCACGTTCCGTAGCTACAACCACCTG GATGAGCTGACGGCTGCTCACTCCCTCTGCTTCACCCCCGACGGCTCGCAGCTGTTCTGCGGGTTTGATAAGACCGTGCGGGTGTTCGAGACGGAGCGCCCGGGCCGGGTATGCGAGAGCCGTCCCACCTTTG TGAAGAAACAGGGGCAGAGCGGCATCATCTCCTGCATCAccttcagcccagcccagcccctgtaCGCCTGCGCCTCCTACTCCCGGACGGTGGGGCTGTATTCGCGGGCTGAGGGCACGGCCCTGGCCATGCTGCAAGGCCACCGGGGCGGCGTCACCCACGCCCTCTTCTCCCCCGACGGCACCCGGCTCTTCACCGGCGGGCGCAAG GACCCCGAGATCCTGAGCTGGGACCTGCGGCAGCCGGGCCAGGTCCTGTTCTCCATGCGCCGCTCCGTGGCCACCAACCAGCGCCTCTACTTCGACCTCGAGCG GAGCGGCCGGTTCCTGCTGAGCGGTACCACAGAGGGGCTGGTCTTGGTGTGGGACACGGCTCAGCCCCCGACCGGAGACCCCGATCCAGTGCTGGAACCCCTGCTGCAATTCCAGGCCCTGCGGGACTGTGTCAACGGGATCAG cctgcaccccagcctgccCTTGCTGGCCAGCGCGTCCGGCCAGCGCGAGTTCCTGGAGCCGTGGGACAGCGCCGAGGAGGATGAGGAaggggggcctgggcccccccagCGGCCGGCCCGCGGCCAGAACTGCCTACAGCTGTGGTGGTGTGGGGAGAGTGGGGAGCACCACCCTGCCCCATGA